Part of the Buchnera aphidicola (Mindarus keteleerifoliae) genome, ATTTGAAAATGGAAATATTGAAAAAAGATTATTACCTGTAGTTTCACCAGGTGATTTTTTAATTTTTCATAATACGGGAGCATACGGTGCTTCTATGTCTTCAAATTATAACAGTCGTCCTTTAATACCTGAAATTCTATTCAAAAAAAACATTTTTCATTTAATTAGAAGACGACAAACTATACAAGATTTAATTGCATTAGAAATTTAAAAGATGATAATTTTCATTATATTACATTTATAAATTTTAAAGAAAGTTTTTTATAAAAACTAAAAAACTTACCTTTACATTTCAAAAAGATTAAAATTTAAAAAAATAATTAAAAATTAAGAACAGTAATTTTTACTAATATAAACTTTTATAAAAAATATCAATATTTTTAAAAACATTGTAAACAAAAAAAATGAAACTTTACTTAAATTTAATAAAATATATTTTAAAATTTGGAAAAAGCAAAAATGATCGAACAGGAATAGGAACATTATCCATATTTGGATATAACATAAAGATTAATTTAAAAAACGGATTTCCATTAATTACAACAAAATGTTGTCATACAAGATCAATAATTTATGAATTGCTATGGTTTCTTAAAGGTAAAACTAACATTAAGTATTTAAATCAAAAAAAAGTATCAATTTGGGACAAATGGGCTAATAAAAAAGGGGATTTAGGTCCTATATATGGAAAACAATGGAGATCTTGGGAAGATAAAAAAGGGAAAAAAATAGACCAAATAAAAAATTTAATAAACGAAATTAAAAATAACCCAAATTCTCGTAGAATGATTGTTTCTGCATGGAATGTAGGAGATATTAACAAAATGGCATTACCTCCATGTCATACCTTATTTCAATTTTATGTTTTGAAAAATACTTTAAGTTGTCAGATTTATCAGCGTTCTTGTGATGTTTTTATAGGGTTACCTTTTAATATTGCTAGTTATTCTATACTTTTACATATGATTTCACAACAATGTAACCTATATCCAGGAAATTTACTTTGGACAGGAGGAGATGTTCATTTATACAAAAATCATGTTTCTTTAGCTAAACAACAAATTCTTAGAAAACCTAGAAAATTACCCAAATTGATCCTAAAAAATAAGCCAAAATCCATTTTTCTTTATAAATTTAACAATTTTAAAATTATAGGATATCAGCCTTATCCTTCAATCAAAGCAACAATAGCAGTATAAAAAAAACATTTTTTTTAAAATATAGAAAATATCTAATCTAAATTAGACAAATAACTAATAATGAAATATCATTTCTGTAAATATTTTTAAAGTGCATAATACTTTTAATGTATAATCAAAATGAAAAAAATACATATTAAAACTTGGGGATGTCAGATGAATGAATATGATTCATCTATAATTTCCAATCTTTTTTTATTAAATAAAAAAAAATATTGCTTAACAGATACTCCTTTTAAAGCAGATGTATTGATTCTCAATACGTGTTCTATTAGAGAAAAAGCAAAAGAAAAATTATTTCATCAACTTGGAAGATGGAAAAAAATAAAGGAAAAAAATCCAAAAATAATCATTGCCGTAGGTGGTTGTGTTGCAACACAAGAAGGTAAAGAAATTTATAATAGAGCCAATTATGTTGATATTATTTTTGGAACTCAGACTATACATCGATTGCCTAATATGATAAATGAAATTCAAAAAAATAAAACTTTTCTTATCGATATTAGTTTTCCTACAGAAGAAAAATTTGATTCGTTACTAGAACCTAGAGTGTCAAAATTATCTTCTTATGTCTCTATAATGGAAGGATGTAATAAATATTGTTCTTTTTGTATTGTACCTTACACTAGAGGGGTGGAAGTTAGTAGAAAATGTGATGATGTATTATTTGAAATCGTTTCTTTAGCAAAAAAAGGAATCAAAGAAATTCATTTATTAGGGCAAAATGTAAATGCTTACAAAGGGGAAACGGCGTATGGAGGTATTTGTTCTTTTTCAGAATTAATTGAACTGATAGCTGAAATTAAAGAAATAAAAAGAATTAGATTTACAACTAGCCATCCTGTAGAATTTACAAGAAAAATTATTAACGTTTATGAAAAAGTACCTAAATTGGTTAATTTTCTTCACTTACCAGTACAAAGCGGCTCAAATCGAATTTTGAAATTAATGAAAAGAGGACATACTATATC contains:
- the thyA gene encoding thymidylate synthase, with amino-acid sequence MKLYLNLIKYILKFGKSKNDRTGIGTLSIFGYNIKINLKNGFPLITTKCCHTRSIIYELLWFLKGKTNIKYLNQKKVSIWDKWANKKGDLGPIYGKQWRSWEDKKGKKIDQIKNLINEIKNNPNSRRMIVSAWNVGDINKMALPPCHTLFQFYVLKNTLSCQIYQRSCDVFIGLPFNIASYSILLHMISQQCNLYPGNLLWTGGDVHLYKNHVSLAKQQILRKPRKLPKLILKNKPKSIFLYKFNNFKIIGYQPYPSIKATIAV
- the miaB gene encoding tRNA (N6-isopentenyl adenosine(37)-C2)-methylthiotransferase MiaB; translation: MKKIHIKTWGCQMNEYDSSIISNLFLLNKKKYCLTDTPFKADVLILNTCSIREKAKEKLFHQLGRWKKIKEKNPKIIIAVGGCVATQEGKEIYNRANYVDIIFGTQTIHRLPNMINEIQKNKTFLIDISFPTEEKFDSLLEPRVSKLSSYVSIMEGCNKYCSFCIVPYTRGVEVSRKCDDVLFEIVSLAKKGIKEIHLLGQNVNAYKGETAYGGICSFSELIELIAEIKEIKRIRFTTSHPVEFTRKIINVYEKVPKLVNFLHLPVQSGSNRILKLMKRGHTISDYKKIISELLLIRPKMQISSDFIVGFPGETKKDFYKTIKLIEEINFDMSFSFIYSPRPGTPASIMKDNETSYSEKKIRLDLLQKRIRKQALNWTKKMMNSIQIILVEGVSKKNISELYGKTENNRTAYFQGLSTMIGKFVKIKITNTFINSVRGIFINYVN